The following proteins come from a genomic window of Fulvitalea axinellae:
- a CDS encoding alpha-L-fucosidase, with protein sequence MRKLLFSIGLCLLFASVSFAQKLPLPTKEQAEWADCEIGAIIHFDINVYEPSYQWRGQWDYNPDPKIFNPTKLDTDQWVKSVKDMGGKYAVLVAKHCTGFSLWPTEAHDYSIKSSPWKGGKGDIVGDFIKSCKKYGVKPGLYYSAAANGYMKVDNPGLVNSRNKKEQEEYNLMVEQQLTELWTKYGELFEIWFDGGVLPEEKGGPRITSLMHKYQPQAVVFQGPSKTRSLIRWVGNERGVAPYPCWSTRHTTTSSGGDKEIDKLHGNPDAPLWCPGEADFPIRHGGWQGGWFYHKDNTKYLMSLDELVDRYYTTAGRNTNMLIGVVIDPSGLVPDVDVKRMKEFGDVIKKCFAKPLAKTKGKGDSFEVRLRKSPEANTVVLMEDITKGERVREFTVSGKRRGVWTKLYKGSNIGHKHILKFPKGNYEAIKLEIRKSAAEPRIRDFSVYNIQDTVDL encoded by the coding sequence ATGAGAAAACTACTTTTTTCAATAGGCTTATGCCTGTTATTCGCCAGCGTATCTTTCGCCCAAAAACTCCCTCTGCCTACCAAAGAGCAAGCCGAGTGGGCCGATTGCGAAATTGGTGCAATCATCCACTTTGATATCAACGTCTATGAGCCGTCTTACCAATGGCGCGGACAGTGGGACTACAATCCCGACCCAAAAATCTTCAACCCTACAAAACTGGACACCGATCAGTGGGTAAAATCCGTAAAGGATATGGGCGGAAAATACGCCGTTTTGGTAGCCAAACACTGTACGGGATTCTCGCTTTGGCCCACGGAAGCGCATGATTACAGTATCAAAAGTTCGCCTTGGAAAGGTGGTAAAGGAGATATAGTCGGCGATTTTATCAAATCCTGCAAAAAATACGGCGTAAAACCCGGACTCTACTACAGCGCCGCCGCCAACGGCTATATGAAAGTCGACAATCCGGGATTGGTGAATTCCCGCAACAAAAAAGAGCAGGAGGAATATAACCTGATGGTGGAGCAACAGCTCACGGAACTCTGGACAAAATACGGCGAGCTGTTCGAAATCTGGTTTGACGGTGGCGTGCTACCGGAAGAAAAAGGCGGGCCGCGCATCACCAGCCTTATGCACAAATATCAACCGCAAGCGGTTGTGTTCCAAGGCCCAAGCAAAACCCGCTCGCTCATTCGCTGGGTTGGCAATGAGCGCGGCGTGGCCCCTTACCCTTGCTGGAGTACCCGCCACACCACCACTTCTTCGGGAGGAGACAAAGAAATAGACAAACTGCACGGCAATCCCGACGCCCCGCTTTGGTGTCCCGGCGAGGCCGACTTCCCGATTCGCCACGGAGGCTGGCAAGGCGGTTGGTTTTATCATAAAGACAACACCAAATACCTGATGAGCCTCGACGAACTGGTGGACCGCTACTACACCACCGCCGGGCGCAATACCAATATGCTGATCGGCGTAGTGATCGACCCTAGCGGACTGGTTCCAGACGTGGACGTAAAGCGCATGAAGGAATTCGGCGACGTGATCAAAAAATGCTTTGCCAAACCGTTGGCCAAGACAAAAGGCAAAGGCGACAGCTTTGAGGTACGCCTAAGAAAATCTCCCGAAGCGAACACCGTTGTGCTGATGGAAGATATCACAAAAGGCGAAAGGGTTCGGGAGTTCACCGTATCGGGCAAGCGCCGTGGTGTATGGACAAAACTCTACAAAGGAAGCAATATTGGACATAAACACATCCTGAAATTCCCGAAAGGAAATTATGAGGCGATCAAACTGGAAATCAGGAAATCCGCTGCGGAGCCTCGTATCCGAGATTTTTCAGTATATAATATTCAGGACACTGTAGACTTATAA
- a CDS encoding T9SS type A sorting domain-containing protein, producing MKTRLLFIMALSFIMSPVFSQNKQERTAVDRPLSYRISEDWMEVLKNQLDGENWRFKSADELLKRKESPRFKKGNENHVHMMGNAEMEYHIQHFGTTDKNSFRHAWRCASLDIVDFRGNNLKGELLDDPIWTYKSKSGSYTYESGRFNPVTEFLFSHNQISKVTVKLYGQGSPSTDYVKKVAFDHNGLETFEPPYPSEGNVGYRGIYNLQLQNNKIRTLDRLKWEDHRIWDRDFSNWKKGDIQYYGFTPHLVMKADTFRIENNYLNFEQLKYLKSLTDGSRSRGSEPSPNPDFQFIYFPQKALGEEIPERTVNAGEAIELEFSLPDDENKYRWELNGEEIPLSEGKDYRFIMDSEQAGVYRCLVTNEALPKLTVKSTDFAVFMSKDGNKAPTDISITNNHMPPYAFRWAVVGDLISEDPDGDKVFFRLVGDMDGNNSSFRIKDGRTLVSSEELFNHHFLTEYRITVEAYDVYGGKFQKELVIQRGNPTTNPPTNFVMTNVTIDENKIGEVGQLKLSGVKDGTFGFSLPEALDNRFFTIEGEMLKTKIPLNYEVQRYYNIRVNASSTDGSLTIPKDFRIEALNINDAPRELVISTNRIEVGKRKGTYIGTLVATDDDPEDINFKYEIVSNDFVVDNNVQIKNKRKFLDSDIGDKTLRVTVTDPHGAKTELPVIIQVVPVPTEGPSILINNNSIQENKTGIVGAFSVDQGGEYAYSLVSGDGAQHNSKFEIDGKSLKIKSEADYEGENIMMIRVKAEGAKTIEQKFVIHIQNVNEAPETLGLNNFQIKATDAIGTDVAKLILKDIDGDRGSFKLEDKHDAAYFKIEGDRLILNKTVDKTAFVISIIGSDGEYSVDKEFAIISDFDSGDKTEARIFAWNDFSIPAGKSIELTAETNSDGALTYQIVSGAEFATLNGSTLNGVKKGTVEIKAIVAGTDKFAQSSKTITVSVLEEGSKQTATISDWENLNAITGEVMTLGAYSDSDGKITYEIVAGAEFVTIEKNKLTAVKAGVATVKASVAETDNYLSAEKTIEVTINAKGELIPAVISNFSFESAIPLSQGTLTLGAYSNSDAKIEYQITRGAELASINGSLLTLVKDGEISVRAYVNATEKYTAAEMSVNITLLKDGDLIATEILGLEDIDINENSPSFALSGYSESPSKIKYEIVQGEGVVEIDGVNVRPLKAGLASIKASVDPHKLYKAAEKVIVLRVHTVTNVEDSSNSIEMYPNPTSGILNINSYNAKGKTEVIIYSNSGTELIRKSEDSANGEISVDLESLPSGIYNVKIVTEKGLWTKKLIKK from the coding sequence ATGAAAACACGCTTACTCTTCATAATGGCGTTATCGTTTATTATGAGTCCCGTTTTCTCTCAGAATAAACAAGAGAGAACGGCTGTTGACCGTCCGCTTTCCTATAGGATTTCCGAGGATTGGATGGAAGTGTTAAAGAATCAACTGGATGGCGAAAATTGGAGATTTAAAAGTGCTGACGAATTGTTGAAACGGAAAGAATCCCCCCGTTTCAAAAAAGGCAACGAAAACCACGTTCACATGATGGGAAACGCCGAAATGGAATATCATATCCAACATTTCGGCACTACTGACAAAAACTCATTTCGTCATGCTTGGCGTTGTGCGTCCTTGGATATCGTTGACTTTAGGGGCAACAACCTAAAAGGCGAGTTACTTGATGATCCGATCTGGACATATAAAAGTAAAAGCGGGAGTTATACTTACGAGTCGGGACGTTTTAATCCTGTAACTGAGTTTCTTTTCAGTCATAATCAAATCAGCAAGGTTACCGTAAAATTATACGGACAAGGAAGCCCCTCAACAGATTATGTAAAAAAAGTCGCCTTTGACCACAACGGTCTGGAAACGTTCGAGCCTCCCTACCCTAGCGAGGGCAATGTAGGGTACCGCGGTATCTATAACCTTCAGTTACAAAACAACAAGATCCGGACGCTTGACCGACTCAAATGGGAAGACCATCGGATATGGGACCGGGATTTCAGCAACTGGAAAAAGGGCGACATCCAATATTATGGATTCACCCCCCACTTGGTGATGAAAGCCGATACCTTTAGGATCGAAAATAATTATTTGAACTTTGAACAGCTCAAATATCTCAAAAGTCTCACGGATGGGTCTCGTAGCCGCGGTAGCGAACCGAGCCCTAATCCTGATTTCCAGTTTATTTACTTCCCGCAAAAAGCCTTGGGCGAGGAAATCCCTGAAAGAACTGTCAACGCCGGCGAGGCTATCGAGCTGGAATTCAGCTTACCCGACGACGAAAATAAATACCGCTGGGAACTTAACGGCGAAGAGATCCCTCTTTCCGAAGGCAAGGACTACCGCTTCATTATGGACAGTGAGCAAGCCGGTGTATACCGTTGCTTGGTAACAAACGAAGCCCTGCCAAAACTAACGGTTAAGAGTACGGATTTCGCCGTATTCATGAGTAAGGATGGTAACAAAGCCCCTACCGATATCAGCATCACAAACAACCATATGCCTCCATACGCTTTCCGTTGGGCAGTGGTTGGAGACTTGATCAGCGAGGACCCTGACGGAGACAAAGTGTTTTTCAGACTTGTCGGAGATATGGACGGAAACAATTCCAGCTTCCGGATCAAAGACGGCAGAACACTCGTAAGTTCGGAAGAACTGTTCAATCATCACTTCCTGACAGAATATCGGATTACGGTAGAGGCCTATGACGTTTACGGTGGAAAATTCCAGAAAGAACTCGTAATCCAGCGAGGCAACCCCACCACCAACCCGCCGACAAATTTTGTGATGACCAATGTGACCATCGACGAAAACAAAATTGGCGAGGTGGGTCAACTTAAGCTCTCGGGCGTGAAAGACGGAACTTTCGGATTTTCGCTTCCTGAAGCCTTGGACAACAGGTTTTTCACCATTGAGGGCGAGATGCTGAAAACGAAAATTCCGCTCAATTACGAAGTTCAACGCTACTACAATATCAGGGTGAACGCTTCCAGCACTGACGGATCACTCACCATACCGAAAGATTTCCGCATCGAAGCCCTGAACATCAATGACGCTCCTCGCGAACTGGTGATTTCTACCAACAGAATAGAGGTAGGCAAACGGAAAGGCACCTACATCGGTACACTTGTGGCCACAGATGACGATCCCGAGGACATTAACTTCAAGTACGAAATAGTCTCGAACGATTTTGTGGTTGACAATAATGTGCAAATCAAAAACAAGCGTAAGTTCTTGGATTCCGATATCGGTGACAAAACCCTGCGCGTGACCGTAACCGACCCGCACGGCGCAAAAACCGAGTTGCCGGTGATTATACAAGTCGTTCCTGTCCCTACCGAGGGTCCTTCTATCCTGATCAACAACAACAGCATTCAGGAAAACAAGACCGGGATTGTCGGCGCTTTCTCGGTTGACCAAGGTGGCGAATACGCCTATTCGTTGGTTTCCGGCGACGGTGCGCAACACAACAGCAAGTTCGAGATCGACGGCAAAAGCCTGAAAATTAAGTCCGAGGCCGATTACGAAGGCGAGAATATTATGATGATTCGCGTCAAGGCCGAAGGGGCGAAAACTATCGAACAAAAATTCGTCATCCACATCCAGAACGTTAACGAAGCGCCGGAAACACTTGGACTCAACAACTTCCAGATCAAGGCAACCGACGCCATAGGCACGGATGTCGCCAAACTGATTCTCAAAGACATTGACGGCGACCGCGGAAGCTTCAAACTCGAAGACAAGCATGACGCCGCATACTTCAAGATTGAAGGCGACAGGCTCATTCTCAATAAAACCGTGGATAAAACCGCCTTTGTAATCAGCATCATTGGCTCGGATGGAGAATACTCTGTCGACAAGGAATTTGCCATCATCTCTGACTTTGATTCAGGCGATAAAACCGAGGCAAGAATTTTCGCTTGGAACGATTTCAGTATTCCGGCAGGAAAATCTATCGAATTGACAGCCGAAACCAATTCCGATGGCGCTTTGACTTATCAAATCGTTTCGGGCGCCGAGTTTGCGACTTTGAACGGCTCAACTCTAAATGGTGTCAAAAAAGGAACTGTAGAAATCAAGGCCATAGTCGCCGGGACGGATAAATTTGCCCAATCTTCGAAAACCATAACGGTCAGCGTACTGGAAGAAGGCAGTAAACAAACAGCCACGATTTCAGATTGGGAAAACCTAAACGCCATCACCGGCGAAGTGATGACTTTGGGCGCGTATTCCGACTCCGACGGTAAAATCACTTATGAAATCGTAGCGGGTGCGGAATTCGTAACTATCGAGAAAAACAAACTTACGGCCGTCAAAGCCGGAGTCGCTACAGTAAAAGCTTCTGTTGCGGAAACCGATAATTACCTCTCTGCGGAAAAAACCATAGAAGTGACGATTAACGCAAAAGGCGAACTGATTCCCGCCGTTATTTCAAACTTCTCCTTCGAATCCGCAATTCCGCTCTCTCAAGGGACATTGACCTTGGGCGCTTATTCTAATTCGGACGCCAAAATCGAATATCAGATTACTAGAGGAGCCGAATTGGCTTCCATTAACGGCTCTTTGCTCACTTTAGTCAAAGATGGAGAAATTAGCGTTAGGGCATATGTAAACGCAACAGAGAAATACACCGCCGCAGAAATGTCGGTAAATATTACGCTTCTCAAAGACGGAGACCTTATCGCTACCGAAATCCTGGGTCTTGAAGATATCGATATCAACGAGAACTCTCCAAGTTTCGCATTGTCCGGTTATTCCGAGTCGCCTTCCAAGATCAAATATGAGATCGTCCAAGGCGAAGGTGTGGTTGAAATTGACGGAGTCAATGTTCGTCCTCTTAAAGCCGGATTGGCCAGTATCAAAGCCAGCGTTGATCCGCACAAATTATATAAAGCCGCAGAAAAAGTGATCGTGTTGCGCGTGCACACGGTTACCAATGTCGAAGACAGTTCGAATTCGATCGAAATGTACCCGAACCCGACCAGTGGCATACTGAACATCAACTCCTATAATGCCAAAGGCAAGACTGAAGTTATAATCTATTCTAACTCAGGAACCGAGCTTATTCGTAAATCCGAAGACTCAGCCAATGGAGAGATAAGCGTTGATCTGGAATCATTGCCTTCCGGGATCTACAATGTCAAGATCGTCACGGAAAAAGGCCTGTGGACCAAAAAGCTTATTAAGAAATAA
- a CDS encoding T9SS type A sorting domain-containing protein, protein MKKHLLTGILLFLISASGFAQTETYDYPLSPKISEDWLNLLKSQLDGDNWHYKSANDLLKRTQSPRFIKGNIKGQDVVNFPDDDTRRPSSLAIVDLRNNNLAGEMLGTPGEYIWTYDSHGYEQGRFYAKTEFLFSHNRISKVTARLYGQGMSQQNVKKVALDHNGLETFEPPYPDEGNVGYRGIYVLQLNNNNIRELDRLKWEDHRIWDQNFSNWKKGDIQYYGRTPHLTMHADTFRIDNNYLNFKQLIYLKSLSDGSRFRSADRPPNPDFQFIYSPQKALGEDVPERTVNGGEAVDLAFSLPDDENKYRWELNGEEIPLSEGKDYRFIMDSEQAGVYRCLVTNESLPELTIKSKDIAVFIHKDGNQAPTDISLTNNHMPPHAFRWAVVGDLLSEDPDGDKVFFRLVGDMDGHNSSFRIKDGRTLVSSEELFNHHFLTEYRITVEAYDVYGGKFQKELVIQRGNPTTNPPTNFVMTNVTINENEIGDVGQLKLSGVKDGTFGFSLPEALDNRFFSIEGDILKTKIPLNYETQRYYNIRVNASSTDGSLTIPKDFRIEALDINDAPRELVLSTNRIEVGKRKGTYIGTLVATDDDPEDIDFKYEIVSNDFVVDNKVQIKNKRKFLASDIGDKTLRVTVTDPHGAKTELPVIVQVVPVPTEGPVILINNNSIQENKTGTVGTLSVDQGGEYAYTLIPGEGAQHNSKFEIDGKSLKLKSEANYEGENLMMIRIKAEGDKNIEQNFVIHIQNVNEAPENLGLSNFKIASSDPIGTEIAQIILKDIDGDRGSFKLQDKHDAVYFKVEGDKLLVNKTIDKSTFVVSLVGSDGEYSVTKEFALASDFTTGEKTEARVFAWNDFSISAGESITLNAETNSDGALTYQIVSGAEFATLGENATLTAVKKGVVEIKATVAGTGTYSQASKTITINVLEANARQKATISDWGNIGTTVGDVITLGAYSNSDGKVSYEVISGNEFVTLEKNKLTAVKAGAAQIKASVEATENYLAVEQTIEVSVTAQGELVPAIITNFESRAIQFSDGTFSLSGYTNSTAKVEYEIIKGAELVTASGTLMTIKSAGNLTIRAFVPATETHTSAELQREFRIVADGERIEVEILGLEDLDINENTPAFALSGYSESPAKVQYEILQGQDVAEINGVALRPLKAGLATIKASVEANGLYAAAEKVIAMRVHTVTSVMEPHNSVILSPNPASSQVTVKAKALNGSLNVSVFSNSGKVLLTQEINGATGEITLNVSSIPTGTYFMRIVSPTFSKTIQFVKK, encoded by the coding sequence ATGAAAAAGCATTTACTGACCGGAATCCTGCTGTTTTTGATATCAGCTTCCGGATTCGCACAAACGGAAACCTATGATTATCCCCTCTCCCCAAAGATATCGGAGGATTGGTTAAACTTACTTAAGTCCCAACTTGATGGCGACAACTGGCACTATAAATCCGCCAATGACTTACTCAAAAGGACACAGTCCCCTCGTTTTATAAAAGGGAATATAAAAGGCCAAGATGTTGTCAATTTTCCTGATGATGACACTCGAAGACCTTCCTCACTCGCTATTGTTGATCTTAGAAACAATAACCTAGCGGGTGAAATGTTAGGCACGCCTGGCGAATATATTTGGACTTATGACAGTCATGGTTACGAACAGGGCCGTTTCTACGCCAAAACTGAATTCCTTTTTAGTCACAACCGAATCAGTAAAGTGACAGCAAGACTATATGGTCAAGGCATGTCACAACAGAATGTAAAGAAAGTAGCTCTTGACCACAATGGCTTGGAAACATTCGAACCTCCTTACCCTGATGAGGGAAATGTCGGGTATCGGGGTATTTATGTTCTTCAATTAAACAACAATAATATAAGGGAGCTCGACCGCCTCAAATGGGAAGATCATAGAATTTGGGATCAGAATTTCAGTAACTGGAAAAAAGGTGATATCCAATATTACGGTCGGACACCTCACCTTACCATGCACGCCGATACGTTCAGGATTGACAATAATTACCTGAACTTCAAACAACTCATATATCTGAAGAGCCTCTCCGACGGATCCCGTTTCCGAAGCGCAGATAGACCACCCAATCCGGACTTTCAGTTTATTTATTCTCCCCAAAAAGCTTTGGGTGAAGATGTACCCGAAAGAACTGTCAATGGTGGCGAAGCCGTAGATCTCGCCTTTAGCTTGCCTGACGATGAAAACAAGTACCGTTGGGAACTCAACGGCGAGGAAATTCCGCTTTCCGAAGGCAAGGACTACCGCTTCATTATGGACAGTGAACAAGCCGGCGTTTACCGTTGCCTCGTCACCAACGAATCCCTTCCTGAGCTTACGATCAAGAGTAAAGACATCGCCGTTTTTATACACAAAGACGGAAACCAAGCGCCTACTGATATCAGCCTCACCAACAACCATATGCCACCTCACGCATTTCGTTGGGCGGTTGTCGGCGATCTACTCAGTGAAGACCCTGACGGAGACAAAGTGTTTTTCCGCCTTGTCGGCGATATGGACGGTCATAATTCCAGCTTCCGGATCAAAGACGGCAGAACACTCGTAAGTTCGGAAGAACTGTTCAATCATCACTTCCTGACAGAATATCGGATCACGGTTGAAGCTTATGACGTTTACGGCGGAAAATTCCAGAAAGAACTCGTTATCCAGCGAGGGAACCCTACCACAAACCCGCCGACAAACTTTGTGATGACCAACGTTACGATCAACGAAAACGAAATCGGTGACGTAGGCCAACTCAAGCTCTCGGGCGTAAAAGACGGGACTTTCGGGTTTTCGCTCCCTGAAGCTCTTGACAACAGGTTTTTCTCTATCGAAGGCGATATTTTGAAAACAAAAATACCGCTCAATTACGAGACACAGCGCTACTACAATATCAGGGTCAACGCTTCCAGTACCGACGGATCACTCACTATTCCGAAAGATTTCCGCATTGAAGCTTTGGACATCAATGACGCTCCCCGCGAACTGGTACTTTCCACTAACAGGATCGAAGTCGGGAAGCGAAAAGGTACTTATATCGGAACTTTGGTCGCCACAGATGATGACCCGGAAGATATCGACTTCAAATACGAAATCGTCTCGAACGACTTTGTGGTGGACAACAAGGTCCAGATCAAAAACAAACGCAAATTCCTGGCTTCCGACATTGGAGACAAAACCCTGAGGGTTACCGTAACCGACCCGCACGGAGCAAAAACCGAGTTGCCGGTAATTGTACAGGTAGTTCCCGTACCTACAGAAGGGCCAGTAATCCTGATCAATAATAACAGCATTCAGGAGAACAAAACCGGAACCGTCGGCACTTTGTCCGTAGATCAGGGCGGCGAATACGCCTATACACTGATCCCTGGCGAAGGCGCGCAACATAACAGCAAATTCGAAATCGACGGAAAAAGCCTGAAGCTTAAGTCAGAAGCCAATTACGAAGGCGAAAATCTTATGATGATTCGCATCAAGGCCGAAGGCGATAAGAATATCGAACAAAATTTCGTAATCCATATCCAGAACGTCAACGAAGCGCCTGAAAATCTGGGACTCAGTAATTTCAAAATCGCCTCCTCCGATCCTATCGGAACTGAGATAGCCCAAATTATACTCAAAGATATAGATGGCGATCGAGGGAGTTTCAAACTTCAAGACAAGCACGACGCCGTTTATTTTAAGGTAGAGGGAGACAAATTGCTGGTAAACAAAACTATCGACAAATCCACATTCGTTGTCAGCCTTGTCGGCTCGGACGGGGAATACTCCGTAACCAAAGAATTCGCCTTGGCCTCAGATTTCACCACGGGCGAAAAAACCGAAGCCAGAGTGTTTGCTTGGAACGATTTCAGCATCTCCGCCGGCGAATCGATCACACTTAACGCCGAGACCAACTCCGACGGCGCCTTGACATACCAAATAGTATCCGGCGCCGAATTCGCCACGCTTGGAGAGAACGCTACACTTACAGCCGTCAAGAAAGGCGTTGTAGAGATCAAGGCGACAGTTGCGGGCACAGGTACTTATTCGCAGGCTTCCAAAACAATAACCATAAACGTACTCGAAGCCAATGCCAGGCAAAAAGCGACAATCTCGGATTGGGGAAATATCGGGACTACCGTAGGCGATGTAATCACATTAGGCGCCTATTCTAATTCGGACGGAAAGGTTTCCTATGAAGTGATCTCCGGAAACGAGTTTGTTACTCTGGAGAAAAACAAACTTACGGCTGTCAAAGCTGGCGCCGCCCAAATCAAAGCGTCGGTTGAGGCAACCGAAAACTATCTCGCCGTCGAGCAGACCATTGAGGTGTCGGTTACCGCCCAGGGAGAACTGGTACCCGCTATCATCACAAATTTTGAAAGCAGAGCCATCCAGTTTTCAGATGGTACTTTCTCACTTAGCGGATACACCAATTCAACAGCCAAAGTGGAATACGAAATCATCAAAGGTGCGGAATTGGTCACCGCTAGCGGCACACTGATGACAATAAAATCGGCCGGTAACCTGACTATTCGCGCATTTGTACCAGCGACGGAAACGCATACTTCAGCCGAGTTACAACGCGAGTTCCGTATCGTTGCGGATGGAGAAAGAATCGAAGTCGAAATTCTGGGTCTGGAAGACCTTGACATCAATGAGAATACTCCCGCTTTTGCGCTCTCCGGATATTCTGAATCTCCCGCAAAAGTCCAATACGAAATCCTCCAAGGTCAGGACGTAGCGGAAATTAACGGTGTAGCTCTTCGCCCTCTCAAAGCCGGTTTGGCAACTATTAAGGCCAGCGTTGAGGCAAATGGGCTTTACGCCGCGGCGGAAAAGGTAATCGCTATGCGCGTGCATACCGTAACCAGCGTTATGGAACCTCACAATTCCGTTATACTTTCCCCTAACCCCGCCAGTAGCCAAGTTACCGTTAAGGCCAAAGCTCTGAATGGAAGCCTGAACGTAAGTGTATTCAGCAACTCTGGAAAAGTGTTACTAACCCAAGAAATCAACGGAGCAACAGGCGAAATCACATTAAATGTATCTTCTATTCCAACTGGAACATATTTTATGAGAATCGTTTCTCCAACATTCTCAAAAACGATCCAGTTCGTAAAAAAATAG
- a CDS encoding TolC family protein, which produces MDSKSSRSMGFAKTITFIATVLLLTGVQPLFAQLNQGQDTVLTLEKCRRMGWKHDQNLRAEKKQTVAYGEQASSAKKDRLPQLDGIGSYQYLGEAQGIQLGNVPVISPDGMVVGYVPGSDLALANHHFYQGGLELNQPLFLGNRLRNNQRRFSALEKQGLTRENIRINDLTLEIDTDYWDVISSKELLILAKKNEKLLAQLVENIQNRYEAQVVSKNDLLMAQVRHNESKLELIRSNNRLKLSKIKLNQILGADIDASFAFVDSITVKLEKTDPDKDYIEQANGNRPEIDYLNMQLSIHDLTEKLTKGKYLPSLSVGVSGYYARPNPELRPEGGFNWSAGASLSIPIYRWNKRRNDLNYDMLQKNKSELALEKTREYIALEVKQAIFNLNESYEKVKIAEFSLTQADENLRVSKENYEVSLVSILALLDAQTYWQEAYATFITSKAEYRLNQTKLERALGVLVNDYGKR; this is translated from the coding sequence ATGGACTCAAAAAGTAGTCGTTCGATGGGATTTGCCAAGACAATAACTTTTATCGCAACGGTGCTTCTGCTGACGGGAGTCCAACCGTTATTCGCTCAGTTGAACCAAGGGCAAGATACGGTGTTGACTCTTGAGAAATGCCGGCGAATGGGATGGAAACATGACCAAAATCTCAGGGCCGAAAAGAAACAGACCGTAGCCTACGGCGAACAAGCGAGCTCTGCAAAGAAAGACCGTCTCCCGCAGCTTGACGGAATAGGTTCGTACCAATATTTAGGCGAAGCCCAGGGTATACAATTAGGCAACGTGCCAGTTATCAGCCCGGATGGTATGGTAGTCGGATATGTTCCCGGAAGTGATTTGGCTTTGGCAAACCATCATTTTTATCAAGGGGGATTGGAACTGAATCAGCCTTTATTTCTTGGAAACAGGCTAAGGAACAATCAACGCCGGTTTTCGGCTTTGGAGAAACAAGGTTTGACTAGGGAAAATATTAGAATCAATGACTTGACACTGGAAATTGACACGGATTATTGGGATGTGATTTCCAGTAAAGAATTGTTGATATTGGCCAAGAAGAATGAAAAGTTATTGGCCCAATTGGTCGAAAATATTCAGAATCGGTATGAGGCGCAGGTGGTGAGTAAAAATGACTTGTTGATGGCTCAGGTCCGCCATAATGAGTCGAAACTGGAACTTATTCGGTCGAATAATCGGCTGAAATTGAGTAAAATAAAGTTGAATCAGATTTTGGGAGCCGATATCGATGCGTCCTTCGCTTTTGTGGACTCGATTACCGTTAAGTTGGAAAAAACTGACCCGGACAAAGACTATATCGAACAGGCGAACGGTAATAGGCCGGAGATAGATTATCTGAACATGCAATTGTCTATTCATGATCTTACGGAAAAGCTGACCAAGGGAAAATATCTGCCTAGTTTATCCGTAGGTGTCAGTGGATATTACGCCAGACCAAATCCGGAACTTAGGCCTGAAGGAGGTTTTAATTGGAGCGCCGGAGCTTCGCTAAGCATACCGATCTATCGCTGGAACAAAAGAAGGAATGATTTGAATTACGATATGCTCCAGAAAAATAAATCGGAACTGGCCTTGGAGAAGACTCGGGAGTATATCGCCTTGGAAGTGAAGCAGGCAATTTTTAACCTGAATGAAAGCTACGAGAAGGTTAAAATTGCCGAATTCTCTTTGACGCAAGCAGACGAAAACCTAAGAGTGAGTAAAGAAAACTATGAGGTGAGTCTGGTTTCTATTCTGGCTTTACTTGACGCCCAGACATATTGGCAAGAGGCATACGCTACTTTTATTACTTCAAAAGCCGAATATAGATTAAACCAAACAAAATTGGAGAGAGCGTTGGGAGTACTTGTGAATGATTATGGAAAGCGATAG